Below is a genomic region from Streptomyces sp. RPA4-2.
CATCGAACTGTCGCCGCCCCCGCTCGCCGAAGCGGTGGGCGAGCTGGTGGACCAGGGCGTGCGGCGGTTCGCCGCCGTCCCGCTGATGCTGGTGTCCGCCGGGCACGCCAAGGGCGACATCCCGGCCGCGCTGGCCCGCGAGAAGGAGCGCCACCCCGGGATCTCCTACACGTACGGCCGTCCGCTGGGCCCGCATCCGTCGCTGCTCGCGGTCCTGGAGCGGCGGCTCGACGAGGTTCTCGGCGGCACCGTCCGCACCCCCGCGGACCGGGCCGACGTCACCGTGCTGCTCGTCGGGCGTGGCTCCACCGACCCGGACGCCAACGCCGAGGTGCACAAGGCCGCGCGGCTGCTGTGGGAGGGACGCGGATACGCCGGGGTGGAGACGGCGTTCGTGTCGCTGGCCGCGCCGGACGTGCCGTCGGGCCTGGACCGCTGTGTGCGCCTGGGCGCCCGCCGGATCGTCGTCCTGCCCTACTTCCTCTTCACGGGCATCCTGCCGGACCGGGTACGGCAGCAGACCGAGGGCTGGGCGGCGGCGCACCCCGACGTCGAGGTGCGTTCGGCCGACGTCATCGGTCCGGAGCCGGAGCTGCTCGACCTGGTCATGGAGCGGTACCGGGAGGCCGTACGGGGGGACCTGCGGATGAACTGCGACTCCTGCGTCTACCGCATCGCGCTGCCCGGCTTCGAGGACAAGGTGGGGCTCCCCCAGCAGCCGCACTTCCATCCGGACGACGACGGCCACCACCACGACGGTCACCACGGGCACCACCACGGTGGCCCCGCGCACTCCCCCTCCCATGCGCACTGACCACGCCGGGAACCCGGGGCGCGACGGGGACACCACCGGGGCGGACGGACACGATCTGCGGCACCACGGCGACGTCGAGGTGCGGGACGGCGGTCCGGCGCTCACCGACCTCGCGGTGAACGTCCGCGCGGACACGCCTCCGGTGTGGCTGCGGGAGCGGATCGCCGCCTCGCTGGGCGGGCTGGCCGCGTATCCGGACGGGCGGGCCGCGCGGGCCGCGGTGGCGGCGCGGCACGGGCTGCCGGTGGAGCGGGTGCTGCTGACCGCGGGCGCCGCCGAGGCCTTCGTGCTGGTCGCCCGCGGCCTGAAGATCCGTCAGCCCGTGGTGGTGCATCCGCAGTTCACCGAGCCGGAGGCGGCCCTGCGGGACGCGGGGCACGCCGTCGGCCGTGTGCTGCTGCGCGAGGAGGACGGCTTCCGGCTCGATCCGGGGGCGGTGCCCGAGGACGCGGACCTCGTCGTGGTCGGGAATCCGACCAACCCGACGTCGGTGCTGCACCCCGCCGCGTCCCTCGTGGAACTCGCCCGGCCCGGACGGACGTTGGTCGTCGACGAGGCGTTCATGGACGCGGTGCCGGGGGAACGCGACGCGCTGGCCGGGCGGACGGACGTGCCCGGCCTTGTCGTGCTGCGCAGCCTCACGAAGACGTGGGGGCTGGCCGGGCTGCGGATCGGCTACGTCCTCGCCGATCCCGGGACGATCGCGGAGCTGTCGCGGGCGCAGCCGCTGTGGCCGGTCTCCACGCCGGCGCTCGCCGCGGCCGAGGCCTGTGTGTCGCCCCGGGCGCTCGCGGAGGCGGGCCACGCCGCCCGGCGGGTCGCCGCGGACCGGGCCCATCTGGTGGCGGGCCTGCGGGAGTTCGAACCCGACGGGCTGCGGGTCGTGGAGCCCGCGGACGGGCCGTTCGTCCTGGTGCGGCTGCCCCGGGCGGCGGCGGTACGGGACCGGCTGCGCGGGCTGGGGTTCGCGGTGCGGCGCGGGGACACGTTCCCCGGGCTCGGGGAGGAATGGCTGCGCCTGGCCGTACGCGACCGGACCACCGTCAACGGGTTCCTGCAGGCGCTGGACCGGGCGATGGCGGCGGCGGGGAGCTGAGACGGGGGGTGCGGCAAGGGGTTTCCGCCCCGCCGCCCCTACCCGTCCCATCCCTGGGGGCTCCGCCCCCAGGCCCCATTCTCGGCCTGAACGGCCTCGTCCTCAAACGCCGGACGGGCTGAAGACACGCGCCCGAACACACCCCTGGGGGACAGGGGCGCAGCCCCGTCCCTCCAGGGGCGCGGGGAACTGCGCGACCGGCCCCCACTCACCCGCACCCGGCGAGAGAACCCCCGTCAGGGGCGGGTGCGGCGTCGGCCCAGGGCGACCGCCCCGCACCCGCGGCCAGCAGCACCACCCCACTCCCCACGATGTACGGCGTGGACGACGACCCCCCGGTCTCGGCCAGCCCCGCCTCCGTCTTCGCGGGCGCCTTTGCCGGCGCCGCCTCCTTCGCGGGCGCCCCCTGCGGCGTCACCTCAGACACGGGCGCCGCCCCTCCGCTCTCCCGCACCGGCGCGGCCGGCGCCTCGCACGAGACGCCGGCGAGGGTCAGCGTCCCCTCCACTTCGGCCACGTTCAGCTTCAACGGGTTGATGGACACCTTGAGGACGAGCGCGGACGCGGCCGCCGTGCGCGACGAGGCCTGCGCCTTGGAGAAGTCGATGCGCACCTCGCCGACCCCCGGCACCTTCACCTCCGTCGGACCGCCCGCCGTGACGGTGACCTTCTTGCCGAGGACCGTCACCGCGCCCAGCACGTTCGTCGAGGCGACCGGCTTACGGCCCGCCTCACAGGTCGCCGTGGAGGTGACCTGGGAGATCTCGACCAGGGAGAGCAACGGAAGTCCGGGTACATGGACTCTCGCGTGCGCGAGGTTCGTGGACGCCTCGGCCTTCGTCGGCGAGACCGTCGCCTTCGCGGTGGCGGCGTCCGCGCGCAGCACGCTGAAGGGCCGGCCGCCGGCGACACCGTCCAGCCGGGCTGTCAGCGCGGTGCGTTCGGCGCTCCGCGGCGCCTGCACCTCGTTGAGGGAGACGGCGAGCGGGACGTTCAGCGTCTTGTTGAGCAAGGACACGTCGAGCCCGGTGCGCAGAACCACGGCGCTCGCCCGGCCCTGCGCGCCGGTGGCGTGCGCGGAGCCCGCACCGGCCAGCACCACCGGACCGGCGGCGAGGACGGTGGCCGCCGCGGTGGCGGTGAACCGGCGTGCGGGCATGCGGAAGTAGTGGGTGTTCAAGGGTGGGACCCCCAGGAGAGAAAGCTTGGGACCCGGAAAGAATTACGTACTAAGAGTGAACGGTCAGCAACCTGACGTGACTTCACTCCAACGTGGCGCATCCGTGAATCCATTCGAATCCCACGGCACGGGAGGCGCCCGGCGTCCCACGATCGAGGGCGCCGCCCCGAACACCCAGGTCACCGCCCGCTACCCGACGGGCCGCCCGTTCAGCACCACCAGACGCGGAGCGCCCAGCACCCGCACGTCCGCGCGCGGATCGCCCTCGTACACCACCAGGTCCGCCGGCGCCCCCTCGTCGAGCCCCGGCCTGCCGAGCCACCGCCGGGCGCCCCAGGCCGTCGCGGAGAGGGCCTCGACCCGCGGGATGCCCGCGGTGACCAGCTCGGCGACCTCGGCCGCGACCAGTCCGTGCGGGAGCGTGCCGCCCGCGTCCGTACCGACGTAGACCGGGATTCCCGCGTCGTACGCGGCACGCACGGTGTCGTACCGCCGTTCGTACAGCCGGCGCATGTGCGCGGACCAGCGGGGGAACTTGGCGTCTCCCCCGTCGGCGAGCCGCGGGAAGGTGGCGATGTTCACGAGTGTGGGGACGATCGCGACCCCGCGCGAGGCGAACAGCGGGATGGTGTCCTCGGTCAGCCCGGTCGCGTGCTCGACGCAGTCGATACCGGCCTCGACCAGGTCGCGCAGGGAGTCCTCGGCGAAGCAGTGCGCGGTGACCCGGGCGCCCAGCCGGTGCGCCTCGGCGATCGCGGCCTCGACGGCGTCCCGGGGCCAGCAGGCGCCCAGGTCGCCCGTGCCGCGGTCGATCCAGTCGCCGACCAGTTTCACCCAGCCGTCGCCGCGCCCGGCCTCCCGCGCGACGTACGCGACCAGGTCCTCCGGCTCGATCTCGTGCGCGTAGTTGCGGATGTAGCGGCGGGTACGGGCGATGTGGCGGCCCGCCCGGATGATCTTCGGGAGGTCGGCGCGGTCGTCGATCCAGCGGGTGTCGGAGGGCGAGCCCGCGTCCCGGACGAGCAGGGTGCCCGCGTCCCGGTCGGTCAGCGCCTGCTTCTCCGAGACCTCGTCGGGAACGGGCCCGTGCTGGTCGAGTCCGACGTGGCAGTGCGCGTCGACGAGACCGGGCAGCACCCAGCCCTCGACACCGCGGACGTCACGGGCGCCGACGGGGCGCTCGTAGGAGATCCTCCCGCCGACGACCCAGAGTTCGTCCCGGACCTCGTCGGGCCCGACGAGCACCCGCCCCTTCACGTGCAGCACCGCGCCATCGCTCATGGACTGCACCCTAGTTCGGGCCCCGTCCCTCCCGGTCGGGGGTCTCCTCCTCCACGTCCGCCATCGCGGGGTCCAGCAGCCGGGAGAGGAAGTGGCGGGTGCGCTCGTTGTCCGGGTTGCCGATGACCTGCTCGGGGGAGCCGTCCTCGACGATCACCCCGCCGTCCATGAAGACGACCCGGTCGGCGACCTCGCGCGCGAACGACATCTCGTGGGTGACGACCATCATCGTCATGCCCTCGTTCGCCAGCCTGCGCATCACCGCGAGCACGTCGCCGACGAGTTCGGGGTCCAGGGCCGAGGTGGGCTCGTCGAAGAGCATCACCTCGGGGCCCATGGCGAGCGCGCGGGCGATCGCCACCCGCTGCTGCTGACCTCCGGAGAGCGAGGCGGGGTAGGCGTCGGCCTTCTCCGACAGGCCCACCCGCCTGAGGTTCTCGGCGGCCACCTTCGCCGCCCGCTCCTTGTCCCGCCCGAGCACCCGGCGCTGCGGCAGCGTGAGGTTCTCGGTCACCGACAGGTGCGGGAAGAGGTTGAACTGCTGGAAGACCATGCCGATACGGCGGCGCACGGCGTCGATGTCGACATCGGGGTCCGTGACCTCCGTACCGCCGACGAGGACCTGGCCCCTGGTGGGTTCCTCCAGGAGGTTCACGCACCGCAGCAGTGTGGACTTGCCGGAGCCGGACGGCCCGATGACGCAGACGACCTCGCCCGAGCCGATCTCCAGGTCGATGCCGCGCAGCACCTCGTTGTCACCGAAGGACTTGTGCAGGTCCTTCACTTGGATCTCGGGCCTGCTCACTTGGCCTCCCCGGCCTTCGCCTCAAGACGGCGTACGACGAATCCGAGCGGGATCGTGACCAGCAGATAGCACAGGCCCGCGACCAGGATCGGCGTGGAGTTGGCGGTCTGGCTGGCCAGGTCGCGCCCGAACTTGGTGAGTTCGCGCTCCTCCAGCGTGACCCCGAGGAAGAGCACCAGCGAGGAGTCCTTGAAGAGGAGCACCAGTTCGTTGGTGAGCGGCGGGATCACGATGCGGAACGCCTGCGGGACGACGATCGAGACCATGGCCCGCGCGTGCGAGAAGCCCAGCGAACGGGCCGCCTCCATCTGGCCCTTGGGGACCGCCTGGATGCCCGCCCGGATCGTCTCGGCCATGTACGCGGCCGAGACCAGGCCGAGGGCGAGCGCCACCTTGCCGTACGTCCCGCCGGGGATCTGTGTGCCGGGGAAGGCCAGCGGCACCGCGACACCCACGAAGACGAAGATCAGCAGGGCGGGCAGGCCCCGGAAGATCTCGATGTAGATGCCGGCGACCCAGCGGTAGGGGCCCACCGGGGACAGCCGCATCAGGGCGATGACCATGCCGAGCACGAGACCGACGACGAATCCGGACATCGTGTAGAGCACGGTGTTCTTCAGCGCCAGTGTGATGACGTCCGGGAACATCTGCCGGACCAGGTCCCACTGCGCGAACTGGTTCTTCAGACGTCCCCAGTCGGCCGTCGCGGCGAAGGCGATCACGGCCGCGACGAAGACGACGTACTGGGCGCCGCGCGAGAGCGTGCGCTTCTGCCGCCGGCTCAGGCCGGACCTGCGGGGCTGCCGTACCTGTGCGTCGCCGTCCCTCATGAGGCGGACGGGGAGGCCGTGGCGGCGCTCTCGTCGTACGGGCCGATCCACTTCTCGTACAGCTTCTTGTACGTGCCGTCCGCCTTCGCGTCCTTGATCGCCGCGTTGAGGGCGTCGACGAGCTTGGTGTTGCCCTTCTTCACCGTGAAGCCGTACTGCTCACCGGTGTTGAGGTTGTCCACCACCTTGAAGGCGCCGGCGTTGGCCTTGTCCTTCAACCAGCCCTGGACGACCGGGTAGTCGATGATGACGGCCTGGACCTGGCCGGTGCGCAGGCCGTTGAGCACCGCGTCGGAGGACTCGAAGGAGACCGGGTCGAAGCCCCGCTTGCGCGCGTAGTCCTCACCGGTGGTCTGCGCCTGGGCGCCGAGCTTCTTGCCCTTGGCCTTCACACCCGCGAGGGAGTCGATCCCGCTCTTCTTGTCGACCAGGACGGCCTGGGTGGCTTCGAAGTACGGGTCCGAGAAGTCGACGTTCTTCTTGCGCTCCGGGGTGATCGTCATGCCGGCCGCGGCGAGGTCGCACTGGTCGGAGTTGAGGAACGCGCCCGTCTTGAAGTTCTCGAAGGGCGTGTCCACGATGGCCTGCTTCACGCCGAGGTCCTTGGCGACCAGGTCGATCAGCGAGACGTCGAAGCCCTGCACCTTGCCGTCGATCTCCGACTGGAAGGGCGGGTACGGGAGGTGGGTGCACGTCGTGAGCTGCCCCGCCTTCACCAGGGGAACCCCGTGGGCGGTGGTCTTGCCCCCTCCGCCGCCCGAGGAGCACCCGGCCACGAGCAGCAGCCCGGCCGTCGCGGTGGTGGCGGCCAGCATGCGCGTCCGGCGTCCGGGGACCGAGTTCACGGAGACCTCCTGTGGGGGGAACTGAGGCTTCCGATTATAAGGAAAAGTTTGACTCACTCAAACCAATCCGATGGTCCTTGCACCGTTCGGCCTCAGAAGTCACGTCTGCCGAGGCGTCCTGCGGCATGGCCGACCGTGCCTTCTTCGGCTTCGGCCGCCCGTCGGACGACCGCCGCGAAGTCGGCGGGCACCGCCCCCACCTGCCCCGCCGTGCCCGGCGCACACCTGTGCCACCGGCGCCGCCGCCCGTGCTCCGGCCGTCCGGGGGTGCCGGATACGCTCGGAGCTGCGCATTGGAACCCGTGAGCGAAGAGAGCAACGCCGTGACCCACCCCTTTCTGGACCTCGCCCCGCTGAGCGCCGCGCACTTCGCGTCGATCGAGGACCGTGTGGCGCGGCTGCTCTCCACCGAGCAGGACGTCCTGATCACCCAGGGCGAGGCGCTGCTGCCGCTGGAGGGCGCGATCCGCGGTACCGCGGGCCCCGGCACCACCGCGCTCAACGTGATCACCGGGCCGTACGGTCAGACCTTCGGGGACTGGCTGCGGGACTGCGGGGCCACGGTCATCGATCTCGCGGTGCCGTTCCACACCGCGGTGACGGCCGCGCAGGTGCGCGACGCCTTCGCCGAGCATCCGTCGATCGACTTCGTCTCGCTGGTGCACGCGGAGGCCGCGACCGGCAACACGAACCCCGTCGCGGAGATCGGCGAGGTGGTGCGCGAGCACGGCGCGCTGTTCTACCTGGACGCCGTCGCGTCGATCGGTGCGGAGCCGGTACTGCCGGACGCGTGGGGAGTCGACCTGTGCGTGATCGGGGCGCAGAAGGCGATGGGCGGGCCTGCCGGTGTGTCGGCCGTGTCCGTGAGCGAGCGGGCGTGGGCGCGGATGGCGGCCAACCCCGGGGCGCCCCGGCGGTCCTACCTGTCCTTGCTGGACTGGAAGGAGCGGTGGGTCGACGGTGGGCGCAAGGCGTTGCTGCACGCGCCGGCGCAGTTGGAGATGCTGGCGCTGGAGGCGTGTGTCGAGCGGATCGAGGGCGAGGGGCTCGACGCGGTGATGGACCGGCACGGCTCGGCCGCGGCGGCGACCCGGGCGGGGGCGGTGGCTCTCGGCGGCGGGCTGGAGCCGTATGTGTACCGGGCCGAGGACGCGGCGCCGGTCGCGACGACCCTGCGGGTGCCGGCCGGGGCCGACGCGACGGTGCTCGTCGCCAGGGCGCTGGCGGCGGATCCGGTGCTGCCGCTGGTCGCGGGCGGGGGTGCGCTGGCGAAGGAGATGATCCGCGTCAACCACTACGGCCCCGACGCGACGCGGGGCGTCGTGCACTCCTGCCTCGCCGCCGTCGGCGCCGCGCTCGCCGAGTCCGGACACGCGGTGGACCTGGAAGGGGCCCGGCGCGCGGTGACGGAGGTGTGGGGGTAGGTAGAGGGCGGGGCCGCGGCACCTCCGCCCGACTTCCGGCTCCTGACTCCGCCGCGCCTACCCTTCTCCGTCGCTCTCCGAGGGCTCGCCGCCGGACGTCCGTGCCGCCTCGACGGCCTCGCCCCCGGACGCCGGACGGGCCGGCTGCCCGGAGGCCGGTTCGGGTTTCACGTGGAGGATGTCGCGGGCCTGCTCGGCGGCGCGGGCGATGCTCTCGGAGACGAAGTCGAGGAAGCGCGCGATGTTCTCGAGACGGGTGGCGGCCGGAGTGCCCGGGCCCAGGACGCGGACGCCTTCCCGGGTGGTCTCGACGAGCTGGGCGGTGGACCGGGCGCTGGCCATCATGGACTGGTACCAGATGTCGTCGTCGACGATGTAGCGCTCGCGACGGCGTTCGTCGCGCTCCCGGCGGACGAGGCCCTGGCTCTCGAGGAACGCGATCGCCTTGGAGACGGACGCCGGGCTGACCTGGAGGCGCTGGACGAGTTCGGCCGCGGTGAGGCTGCCCGCGTCGCTGATGCAGAGGCAGGCCAGCACCCGGGACATCATCCTGGACATGCCCGACGCCATGATGACGGTGGTGAACGTCTCCTCGTACTCGCGCACCGCCTCGGCGTCCCGGCCATGGGGCTGCGGGGGCGCCTCCGCCCCCTGGGGCACGGTCTGCCTGCGGCGGTGGGCGCGGCGTTCGGTGGCGCGATGGGCGAGGTCGGCGCGGTACGCGGTCGGGCCGCCGTTGCGCATGACCTCCCGGGTGATGGTCGAGGTCGGACGGTCGAGACGTCTGGCGATCTCCGCGTAGGCGAGGCCGTCGGCCAGCCCCAGCGCGACCTGCTGGCGTTCCTGCTGGGTGAGTCTGCCTCCCGGCATCGCGGTCTCCTTCGTCGTCCGTGGTGCCTCCAGCATAGCGTTCACCTCCAATTCATTGCAACGGCCAGAGTGACGGTTGTTGCATTAGATTCAAGGTCATTGCAACGAAATATCGACTGTCACCTGCACTATTCGCGGTTTTGCGCAACGAGCGTATTGCCGGATCATTGAATGCAACGTAGCGTTTCCATCATCAGAAACGTCGGGCCACGGAAGCCCGCGGCACAGATGAAGGAGAGCGCGATGCAGAAGTTCGACACCCCCGCCCCCGTCTCGGCCGTCCTCGACATCCCCGCGGGACGCGTCCGGTTCATCGCCGCCGACCGGGCCGACACCACGGTCGAGATCCTGCCGGCGGACGCCACCAAGGCCCGCGACGTCAAGGCGGCGGAGCAGACCGAGGTCACCTACGGCGACGGCGTCCTGCGGATAGAGACCGCGGCGGCGAAGAACCGGATCCTCGGCGCCTCCGGATCCGTCGAGGTGACGGTCCGGCTGCCCGCCGGCTCCCGCGTCGAAGCGAAGGCGGCCGACGCCGAGCTCCGGGGCGTCGGACGGCTCGGTGACGTCGCCTTCGAGGGCGGGCGGGCCACGGTCCGGCTCGACGAGGCCGCGAGCACCCGCCTCACCGTCCTCGCCGGCGACATCTCGGTCGGCCGGCTGGCCGGCCCCGCGGAGATCAGCACCCAGAAGGGCGACCTCCACATCACGGAGGCCGTACACGGCACGGTCACGCTGCGCACCGGGCACGGCGACATCTCGGTCGGCGCCGCCCACGGAGTCCCCGCGTCCCTGGACGCCGGCACCGACCACGGCCGGATCCACAACGCGCTCGGCACCACCGGAGGCACCGGGACCGCCCTGGACATCCGGGCGACCACCGCCTACGGCGACATCACCGCCCGCGGCCTGTGAGCCGCAGAGCACCCCACGGGCGGTGCGCACCGACACCCGTCGGTGCGCACCGCCCGCCCCTGTGCGAGATTCCGCCACACATCCACGGACTCATCACAACGTGCATTCACTCCGCTAATTCGGCTGTTAATCATGCGTAGATTCCCATATTCTTCTGCCCGCTTTCTTTGCCGCTAAACGCAAAGATTTCGCGAACGCCAATCGACATGATTCGGGCAGATCTCATGGCCATTGCGTCGCTGTGACACACTCCACAGCCCGCCCGTTTCCTCCCCTCATATACGGACAGACCTGTACCTATCGGTGGCCGTCGAGCCAATGCTTACGGGCACGTGATAACACAGGATCCCTTAGCACGTAACCCCCCTCGACGATGCATTTTCGAATTTCCATCGGTAAATTCAATCCGCATGACCGCCGCACAGACAGACCTGCCAGCGGAATTCCTGGAAATGCCAGAGGGCCTTCGGATCGACCGTCCGGAGGTGGCCGACGGGGCCGCCCTCTGGCGCATCGCCAAGGACTCCGGAACCCTCGACCTGAACTCCTCGTACAGCTATCTGCTGTGGTGCCGTGACTTCGCCGGCACCTCGGTGGTCGCACGCGACACGGCGGACCCGGACGGGCTGCCCGTCGGATTCGTCACCGGGTACGTCCGGCCCGAGCGCCCGGACACCCTGCTCGTCTGGCAGGTCGCCGTCGACGCCTCGCACCGCGGACGCGGACTGGCCGCGGCCCTGCTCGACGGACTGACCGCGCGGGTCGCCCGGGAGCGGACGGTCAGCGGGGTCGAGACCACCATCACCCCCGGCAACATCGCCTCCGAACGCCTCTTCACCTCGTTCGCCGCCCGCCACGGCGCGCGTGTCGAGCGCGAGGTGCTGTTCGGGTCGGGGAACTTCCCGAACGGCCCGGACGGGCCCCACGACCCCGAAGTCCTGTACCGCATCGGTCCCCTCTCCCTCTGACCCCCCACGCACCGAGGAGCGATTCCGCCGTGACCATCACCCCGCCCGACCTGAGCGTCTTCGAGACCCTGGAGTCGGAGGTGCGCAGCTACTGCCGCAGCTGGCCCACCGTCTTCGACCGGGCGCAGGGCAGCCGGATGTACGACGAGGACGGACACGCGTACCTCGACTTCTTCGCGGGCGCCGGTTCCCTCAACTACGGGCACAACAACCCGGTCCTCAAACGCGCCCTGATCGACTACCTGGAACGCGACGGCGTCACCCACGGTCTCGACATGTCGACGACCGCCAAACGCGCGTTCCTGGAGACCTTCCAGAACATCGTGCTGCGACCGCGTGATCTGCCGTACAAGGTGATGTTCCCGGGCCCCACCGGCACCAACGCCGTGGAGTCCGCGCTGAAGCTGGCGCGGAAGGTGAAGGGGCGCGAGGCGATCGTGTCCTTCACCAACGCCTTCCACGGGATGTCGCTCGGGTCGCTGGCCGTCACCGGCAACGCCTTCAAGCGCGCCGGCGCCGGAGTCCCGCTCGTGCACGGCACCCCGATGCCGTTCGACAACTACTTCGACGGCCAGGTGCCGGACTTCCTCTGGTTCGAACGCCTGCTGGAGGACCAGGGGTCCGGTCTCAACCAGCCCGCCGCGGTCATCGTCGAGACCGTCCAGGGTGAGGGCGGCATCAACGTCGCCCGGCCCGAGTGGCTGCGCGCCCTCGCCGACCTGTGCCGGCGGCGGGACATGCTGCTGATCGTCGACGACATCCAGATGGGCTGCGGGCGGACGGGAGCGTTCTTCTCCTTCGAGGAGGCGGGGATCGTGCCCGACATCGTGACCGTGTCCAAGTCCATCAGCGGCTACGGACTGCCCATGTCGCTGTGCCTGTTCAAGCCCGAACTGGACGTCTGGGAGCCCGGCGAGCACAACGGCACCTTCCGCGGCAACAACCCCGCGTTCGTCACGGCCGCCGCGACCCTGGAGACGTACTGGTCGGACGGCTCCGCCATGGAGAAGCAGACCCGCACCCGCGGCGAGCAGATCGAGCAGGGCCTGATCTCCATCACCGAGGAGAACCTCGCCGACGTCCG
It encodes:
- the ectB gene encoding diaminobutyrate--2-oxoglutarate transaminase translates to MTITPPDLSVFETLESEVRSYCRSWPTVFDRAQGSRMYDEDGHAYLDFFAGAGSLNYGHNNPVLKRALIDYLERDGVTHGLDMSTTAKRAFLETFQNIVLRPRDLPYKVMFPGPTGTNAVESALKLARKVKGREAIVSFTNAFHGMSLGSLAVTGNAFKRAGAGVPLVHGTPMPFDNYFDGQVPDFLWFERLLEDQGSGLNQPAAVIVETVQGEGGINVARPEWLRALADLCRRRDMLLIVDDIQMGCGRTGAFFSFEEAGIVPDIVTVSKSISGYGLPMSLCLFKPELDVWEPGEHNGTFRGNNPAFVTAAATLETYWSDGSAMEKQTRTRGEQIEQGLISITEENLADVREYRGRGLVWGLEFHEKERAGRVAQRAFELGLLIETSGPESEVVKLLPALTITPEELDEGLRTLARAVRETL
- the ectA gene encoding diaminobutyrate acetyltransferase, which translates into the protein MTAAQTDLPAEFLEMPEGLRIDRPEVADGAALWRIAKDSGTLDLNSSYSYLLWCRDFAGTSVVARDTADPDGLPVGFVTGYVRPERPDTLLVWQVAVDASHRGRGLAAALLDGLTARVARERTVSGVETTITPGNIASERLFTSFAARHGARVEREVLFGSGNFPNGPDGPHDPEVLYRIGPLSL